The stretch of DNA ATCCAGCGGGGTCGGGTGCCGGCCCGGACAGGCCGGCACCCCCTCCCCCCGGAAAAATCAGGCGAAGCGGACGCCCACCCGGACGCGGCGGCGCACGGCGGCACCGACAAAGCCGAAGCCGAGGATCATCATCGCCCAGGTCTGCGGCTCGGGCACCGCGGCCAGGTCATAGCCCATGGCGTCGAACGCGATGATGTCGAACAGCGACACCTGCTGGAACGGACGGCCGCCCCCCGGGCCGGTCGCCGTCGGGTCCATGATGCCGATCGGCGGCGCGATGTTCAGAAGGACGTCGTCCTTCCAGTGGCTGGCCTGACGACCATCGCCGACGGTGCGGCCGGTCGACATCAGCGCCAGGCAGTTCTGGCCGCCATCGATCGAATAGCAGGGCGCACCGCCAATCGTCCAATCACGCACGGTCTGGCCATCAAGCGTGCCGTAGCGGAACAGGTCATGCACCGTGCCCCAGGCGATGTTGTTGAGGCCGGTGCGGCCCGGAAGCGCCACGCCGGGCAGCGCGTTCACATCGGCGGTGTCGACGCCCGAGCGGAAGCCGAGCGCATGGCCGATTTCATGGGCGGCAACGCCGACGAAATCGATCTTGCCCGGATCGATGCCGTCGGTCGGATCGAAATCCCAGTCGAACAGCGTCGAGAAGCTGACGCTGCCGTCGCGCCCATTGGGGTTGTTGGCCGCATAGACGGGAGCAAGGCCCATCGCCTTCATCTGCGCGGTGTTCACGTTCAGATTGTTGTTGTCGAACGAGTTGTTGGCATCAAGCACGCGGGTGTCGCGGTTGATCGGCTGGCCGGCCGGCTCGTTCGATGCAAACGTCAGCGGCCCTGCACCCAGCGAGGCGACCGCCACCTGGTCGAAGGTCGACTTGGCGTCGGCGATCAGCGCCTGGCGGACGGCGGAATAGCCGACCGTGTTGGTGGTCGAGCCGGTCGAGCCCAGAATGCCGGTGCCGAGCTGCGAGAAGCGGACATCGAGCCGGATGGTGATGTTGTCGTTGAACAGGCTGGTCCAGTAACGCGCCGCCGCTTCGAACGCCGCGCGCGCCTGGGTGCCTTCGCCCACGCCGCCCAGGTCGTTGAGGATGATGGTCATCCCGCCGCCGGCATTGTTCGACTGGACCGAGAAGCTGTTGAGGCTGTTCGGGTTGTAGGTCCCGTTATCCTCGACAAACTGGTGGTTACAGGTCGCGGTGTGGACATGGCCCAGCTGCGCCTGCGCCGCCGATGGCATGGCAAGGGCGCCAAGCGCCGCGCCGCCCATGGCGGCAATGATCAATCTGCTCACGCATTCATCCCCTTTTTTCGACGGGCTGCTACCCCACAGCCCGCGCGAAGGGGATGCTGACGGACGGTTATGGTAAATCAAGTATTAACTTATTGAATACCAATGATATAGAATATCATGTGTCCTTTTGGCACCATATTGCATGGTCGGGATCTGCGCCCGCCCACCCTGCCAAAGACACTCAGCCGAGCGCGAGGCCGAGCGGGGCCAGCGCACGCGGCGCCTTCTGCTTGACCTTGAAGAAGCCGGCGGTGGCGAGCGGCCACAGCGCACGGTCATAGGGATCATCGACACTCAGCGCCCCGGCCAGCGCAGCCGCCCAGACATCACCCTCCGGCCCGGTCGGCAGGCGGAACGCCGCCAGCGGCCGGCCGGCAGCAGCGGCATGAAGTTCATCCGGGGTTGCCGCGATGGCAGTCGGGCAGCCCCACAGCCCTTCGGCGCGCGCCAGCATGTCGGCCACCGCGCCGCGCGCAAAGCCGGCGACCGCCGGCGCGACGCCCGCCGGGCTGCGCCGGTCGGGCGCGCAAAGGCCGATGACGATGGCCGGCGGGTGCGCAAGCGCCGGCGGCAGCGCCAGCCCTTCGCCGTCATGCACGACCAGCGCATGGCCTGGCATCACCGCGCCGCCCGGTGCGGGCAGAGCGACGAGCGGATGCTCGGCCGCCTCGTCAAGCGGCTCGACATCCTCGACCAGCCCGCGCGGATCGAAGCGGCCGCCCGTGTAGCGGCGGATATTCTCCGCCCGCGCCGCATAGGCCTTGCCGCGCGTGTGCAGCCCCGCCACCCAGCGCCAAGACAGGGTGTTGGACGCGGCATCGCCGTCAAGCAGATGGCGCATGAACAGGTCCGCCCCCAGTTCCCAGGGCAGGCGCAGCGTGAAGATCCAGATGCTCGCCAGCCACATCCGCGCATGATTGTGCAGCCAGTTGTGCGTGGTGAGTTCGGCGATCCAGGCATCGAAACAGTCGATGCCGGTGCGTCCGGCCACCGCCGCGTCATAGGCGCGACGCAGCCCGGCATTGGCGTTGAGGCGATCAAGCGCCGCATCGCGCCCCTCGACATAGGCGCGCCAGACGCTCGGCCGCTGTTCAAGCCAGCCGCGGAAATAGCCGCGCCACAGCACCTCCTGCACGAACTTTTCCGCCGCCCCGCCATGATCGGCGGTCGCGGCGGCGATCACCTCGCGCTCATGCACCAGCCGGTGGCGCAGCCAGGGCGACAGGCCCGACACATTGGGCCGGGCGAGCGCATCGCCCGCCGCCGGGCCATGATCATGGTTGCGCCGGTCGGCATAAAGCTCGCCCATCGCCGGGGCGAAGGCGGCGATCCGGGCCAGCGCGGCGGCGCGCGTCGGCTCAGCCATGATCGCCGCCGATCAGCGCGGCCAGCGCCCGCCCCGAGACAAAGCCGCTCTCGACGCGCGGCCCGACCAGCCAGTCGCCGCACGCGCCCAGCCGCAGCGCCGGGTTCCAGAGCGCGGGCGGGCCGGGTTCCGCCAGCCGCGCGGCCATCGCATAGCGCCAGCGATGCGCGGTGACATAGGCCGGCACCGGCAGCGCAGTGCCGATCACCGCGCCAAATACGGCGAGCAGCGCGGCGGCGACCGTGTCGGCATCGTCTTCCAGATGCGCGCGTGACCAGTCCGGGCTGGCCTGGATGACAAATGCCTCCGGTCCCGCGCGCCCGGGCTTGGCCGAGTTGCGCGCCGCCCAGCCGATCACGCCGCCATCGCCGTCCGTGCCACCCCGCCAGCTGTCGGGCGCGGCCACCGGTTCGGCAAAGGCCGCCATCACCGTCCAGCACGGCGCGGAGCGGCTGGCCTGGGCACGGGCAGCGAACGCCGGATCATGGGGCGCAAGCAGCGCGGCCTGCTGCTCGGCGGGCACCGCGACCAGCACCGCATCGGCAGCGATGTCCAGCGCCGCGCCGCCCGCGTCACCGGTCACGCGCCAGCCGGCCCCGGCGCGGACCAGCGCCTCGGCGCGCGTTGACCACATCACGTCATGGCCAGCGGCGAGCGCGCGCACCGGCGCGTTCATCCCCGGCACGCCGACAAAGGCATCCGGCCCGGCAGCCGGCCAGGGCGCGACGATGCCCGCCGCCGCCCAGGCATCGACCTGCGCGACGAAATCGGGGGTGCGGGCGGTGAAATATTGCGCGCCATGATCGAACTGCACCGCCCCGAGCGGGGTTTCGGCCCGCCGGGTCGACATGCGCCCGCCCGGCCCGCGCGCCTTGTCGATCAGCCGCACCCGATGGCCGGCGGCCATCAGCGCATCGGCGGCGGCCAGCCCGGCCAGTCCTGCCCCGACAATCACGATCTGCATCACTTCCCTCCCGGCTCGACCCCGCGACGCCCAGCGCTGTCCGGGGCGGGCCATAAAGCGTTTGGGCACGCGGGGAAATCGCCGCGCACCAAGCTGCGCCCGGCCATTGCACAACGGGGCGGATCGACTAGCTTGGGCGGGCGCAGAGCGCGACTCGGCAGGGCAACTTCGGGGGCGGTGGAGCAGCGATTGGAACTGGTCAAACCGTCTTACCGCACCGGCGCAGACGAGGCCCGCGAACGCCTGTCGGCGGCGCTTGCCCGCGCCGCCGAGGGCGACCGACGCGCCTTTTACGAAGTCTATCAGCGCAGTTCAGCGAAACTTTACGGGATATGCTGCCGTATCTTGGGCGAAGGCCATGACGCGGAGGAGGCGTTGCAGCACGCCTATCTGAACATCTGGCGGCGGGCCGACCGGTTCGACCCCAGCCGCGCCAGCCCGATCACCTGGCTGGCAGCGATCGCGCGCAACAGCGCGATCGACCGGCTGCGCGCGCGCGGCGGGGCGATCATGGCCCCGATCGAGGACGCGGCCGACATCGCCGATCCCGCCCCCGATGCCGCGTCGCTCGCGGAAATGGCGGAAGACGGCGCGCGGCTGCATGCCTGTCTGGGCGATCTGCCGGGTCGCGAGGCGGGGCTGATCCGCGCCGCGTTTCTGGAAGGCGCGAGCTATCCCGAACTCGCCCAGCGGTCGTCCGAACCGCTCGGCACGGTCAAGAGCCGGATCCGCCGCGCTCTGCTGAAGCTGCGTGAGTGTCTGAGCCGGTGAACGACGAAGATGATCTGCTGGCCGCCGAACATGCGCTGGGCCTGACCGATGCCACGGCGCGGGTCGATGGCGATGCCGGCTTCGCGCTGGCCGTCGACCGCTGGCGCGCCCGGCTGCTGCCGATGATGGGCGCGCCCGACAAAACGCCGCCGACCGAGCTGTGGGCGCGCATCGCCGAAAGCCTGCCGCCCCCCGCCCCCGCCGCACGCCCGGCCCGGGCGGACGGCCCCCGGTTCTGGCGGATGGCAACCTATGCCTCGGCAGCACTCGCGGCGAGCTTCCTTGCGGTGATCGTGCTGCGCCCGACTGCCCCGGCACCCGCACCGGCACCGCAGACGGCCTCGGCACCTCCGCCGGCCACCGAACCGGCAGCCGGGCCAGAACAGGCCGCGCCGATCATGGTCGCCGCGCTCACCCCCGCCGCCCCTACGCGCGGCACCGGGCTGGTCGCCATCACCTTTGACGGGCGCGAGGGGCGGATGACCGTGCTGCCGACCGGCATGGATGCCGGCGGCAAGGCAGCCGAGCTGTGGGTGATCCCCGCCGACGGCAAGCCGCGCTCGCTGGGCGTCATTCCCGACAAGAGCGCGGCGACGATGGTGATCGCGCCCGAAGAGCGGCGGATGCTGGGCGCGGGCGTGAAGCTGGCGATCACGCTCGAACCGCCGGGCGGCGCGCCGGGCGGCAAGCCGAGCGGCCCCGTGGTGATGGCAGGCGAGATGCGCGCCGTCTGAGGTGCGGGCCTGAGAGTTGTTTGTTGCGCGCCTCACGGCGCGGGGGCGGCACCGGCCCGCTCCCCCACCCGGCCTCCCAACGGCAGGTTACGCTATGGGAGGCCGGGTGGGGGAGCGGGCCGGTGCCGTTCTTCCCAGCTAACGACTCCCCGGTGCCGGTCTTCCCAACCAACGACTCCCCGGTGCCGTTCTTCCCAACTCGACACCCCCGGCACGCCCCATCCCGACCAGACGTTGCCGATCAGCGATCAGCCGTTGGCGACAGGCTGCATCCGCCGCCCACGACCATGCGTAGCTGGCTGCGTGGGCCCGGACCCCTGACGGGGCCACGACCAGAAAGGGATTTGACATGAAGCTGATGCTGAAGGCGGCGACCGCCGCTGTCCTGTTCGCCACTGCCGGTGCGGCCATCGCCGCCGACACCGCGCCGATCGTGGGCGGTGCGCCCATGTATCCGAACAAGACGATCGCCGAAAATGCCGTCAACTCCAAGGACCACACGACGCTGATCGCGGCGGTCTCGGCGGCCGGCCTTGTCGATGCGCTGAAGGGCCCTGGCCCGCTGACGGTGTTCGCGCCGGTCAATGCCGCCTTCGCCAAGCTGCCCGCCGGCACCGTCGAAACGCTGCTCAAGCCGGAAAACAAGGGCGCGCTGACCGGCGTGCTCACCTATCATGTCGTCCCCGGCCGCGTGACCGCCGCCGATCTGGTCGGCAAGATCAAGGCCGGCGGCGGCAAGGCGGTGGTCAAGACGCTGAACGGCGGCACGCTGACCGCGACGCTGATGGGCGACACCGTGATGCTGACCGACCAGAAGGGCGGCATGGCCCATGTCACCCAGGCCGATGTCATGCAGTCGAACGGCGTCATCCATGTGATCGACGCGGTCGTCCTGCCGTAAACCCTGCAGGCTTCCGCGCGGGGCCGGGCGGATGTCCGCCGCCCGCCCCGCGCGGCAAGACCGGGAAAGGCCGTCCCCCTGACACGGTCTTTCCCATATCGCCCGCCGGCTCCATGAACCGCCGCAAAGGCCGGGAACCGGACGGGCTTATGGCTGGGCGAAGGCCATCCCCTCCCCCCTTGCACCCGGGGACGGCCTTCGCCCTTTTCAGCCTCAGCGCGGCTGGCGCACCGCCGTCACCGCTGCTGCCGGATAGTCGCTGAACAGCCCATCAACGCCCGCGGCCAGAAACTGCGCCAGCTCCTCCGCCAGCCGGCCATGCGCCTCACCCGCCGCGCCGCTGCGCAGTTCGGCGGGCAGGAACATGTTTTCGGCCCGGAAGGTCCAGGGATGGACGACCAGCCCGGCGGCATGGGCATCGGCAACCAGCCGGGTCGGCGGCAGCGACCGGCCGGCGGCGTCGCGCGGCACCACCAGCGTCTTTTCCGGCCCGATCCCGGCGGCATAGCCGGCAATCTCCTTCAGCCCCGCTGGGGTCAGCATGTCGGCATAGGCGGTGCCCGGCCGGTCGGGCGGCCCGCCCGCCCCGGCGACCAGCTGGACGAGGCGGAGCGCCGTCATCCCCTTCAGCATCTTCAGGTTTTCGACCTCGAAGCTCTGGATGAACACGGGGTCGGCCGCGCGCGTCCAGCCATGATCGGCAAGCACCTTCAGCATCGCCGCTTCGAGCGGCAGGCCGATGCCGCGGAAATAGGAGGGATGCTTGGTTTCGGGATAGACGCCGACGCCGTGCTTGCGGGCCAGCGCCACCACCTCGGCAAAGGTCGGGATGCGTTCATCGGCAAAGGCCGTGTTGCCGGGCCGGAGCCGGGGCAGCCGTTCGCGCGCCTTGAGCGTCTTCAGCTCGGCAAGCGAGAAATCCTCGGTGAACCAGCCGCTCATCTCCACCCCGTCGATCAGCCGGGTCGTGCGGCGGGCGGCGAATTCGGGCCGTTCGGCGACATCGGTGGTGCCCGAAATCTCGTTTTCGTGGCGCGCGACCAGCACGCCGTCCTTCGTCATCACCAGATCCGGTTCGATGAAATCGGCCCCCTGCTCGATCGCGCGTTCATAGGCGGCAAGCGTGTGTTCGGGGCGCTCGCCGCTGGCGCCACGATGGGCGATGACGACCGGGCGGGCGGATGCGGCGGGAACGGGGGCTGCGGCGGCGGGGGTGAGGGACGCGGTCATGGCCGCCAGAATGGCAAGGGCGGCGCGAAACGAAAGGCCGGCGGTGAAGGGCATGTGACTTTTTCTCCCGGTCCCGCTAGCAGCGCGGGGATGAATGCCACCGACCTTCGCATCGCTTTGTTTAGCGGAAACTACAATTACGTCCGCGACGGGGCGAATCAGGCACTCAACCGGCTGGTGGGCTATCTGCTGCGCCAGGGCGCGCAGGTGCGCGTCTATGCACCGGTCGTCGACACGCCGGCCTTTGCGCCAACGGGCGATCTGGTCGGCGTCGCATCGGTGCCGGTGCCGGGGCGCGGCGAATACCGGATCGCGCTCGGCCTGCCGGCGGCGGTGCGGCGCGATCTTGATGATTTCGCGCCCAACCTCATCCATCTGTCCGCGCCCGACATTCTCGGCCACCGCGCGCTCGCTTATGCGCGCCGCCACGATCTGGCGGTCGTCGCCTCGGTCCACACGCGGTTCGAAACCTATCCGCGCTATTACGGCCTCGCCTTCATGGAACCGGCGGTCGAAGCGGTGCTGCGCCGTTTCTATCGCCGCTGCGACGCCATTGTCGCGCCGTCGGATTCGATGGCCCAGTGCCTGCGCGGCCAGCGGATGAGCTATGATGTCGGCATCTGGAGCCGGGGGTCGATCGCGACATCTTCAACCCCGGCCGCCGCGATCTGGGCTGGCGGCAGGCGCTGGGCATTGCCGATGACGATGTGGTGATCGGCTTTCTCGGCCGGCTGGTGATGGAAAAGGGTCTCGACGTGTTTTCCGACACGATCGAGGCGCTGGAGCGGCGGCAGCTGCGCCACAAAGTGCTGGTGGTCGGGGACGGCCCGGCGCGCGACTGGTTCGAACGCCGGCTGCCGCAGGCGGTGTTCGCCGGGTTTCAGGGCGGGGCCGATCTGGGCCGCGCGGTCGCATCGATGGACATGCTGTTCAACCCCAGCGTCACCGAGACGTTCGGCAATGTGACGCAGGAAGCGATGGC from Sphingomonas changnyeongensis encodes:
- a CDS encoding NF038122 family metalloprotease, whose amino-acid sequence is MSRLIIAAMGGAALGALAMPSAAQAQLGHVHTATCNHQFVEDNGTYNPNSLNSFSVQSNNAGGGMTIILNDLGGVGEGTQARAAFEAAARYWTSLFNDNITIRLDVRFSQLGTGILGSTGSTTNTVGYSAVRQALIADAKSTFDQVAVASLGAGPLTFASNEPAGQPINRDTRVLDANNSFDNNNLNVNTAQMKAMGLAPVYAANNPNGRDGSVSFSTLFDWDFDPTDGIDPGKIDFVGVAAHEIGHALGFRSGVDTADVNALPGVALPGRTGLNNIAWGTVHDLFRYGTLDGQTVRDWTIGGAPCYSIDGGQNCLALMSTGRTVGDGRQASHWKDDVLLNIAPPIGIMDPTATGPGGGRPFQQVSLFDIIAFDAMGYDLAAVPEPQTWAMMILGFGFVGAAVRRRVRVGVRFA
- a CDS encoding FAD-binding domain-containing protein, which codes for MAEPTRAAALARIAAFAPAMGELYADRRNHDHGPAAGDALARPNVSGLSPWLRHRLVHEREVIAAATADHGGAAEKFVQEVLWRGYFRGWLEQRPSVWRAYVEGRDAALDRLNANAGLRRAYDAAVAGRTGIDCFDAWIAELTTHNWLHNHARMWLASIWIFTLRLPWELGADLFMRHLLDGDAASNTLSWRWVAGLHTRGKAYAARAENIRRYTGGRFDPRGLVEDVEPLDEAAEHPLVALPAPGGAVMPGHALVVHDGEGLALPPALAHPPAIVIGLCAPDRRSPAGVAPAVAGFARGAVADMLARAEGLWGCPTAIAATPDELHAAAAGRPLAAFRLPTGPEGDVWAAALAGALSVDDPYDRALWPLATAGFFKVKQKAPRALAPLGLALG
- a CDS encoding NAD(P)/FAD-dependent oxidoreductase gives rise to the protein MQIVIVGAGLAGLAAADALMAAGHRVRLIDKARGPGGRMSTRRAETPLGAVQFDHGAQYFTARTPDFVAQVDAWAAAGIVAPWPAAGPDAFVGVPGMNAPVRALAAGHDVMWSTRAEALVRAGAGWRVTGDAGGAALDIAADAVLVAVPAEQQAALLAPHDPAFAARAQASRSAPCWTVMAAFAEPVAAPDSWRGGTDGDGGVIGWAARNSAKPGRAGPEAFVIQASPDWSRAHLEDDADTVAAALLAVFGAVIGTALPVPAYVTAHRWRYAMAARLAEPGPPALWNPALRLGACGDWLVGPRVESGFVSGRALAALIGGDHG
- a CDS encoding sigma-70 family RNA polymerase sigma factor, translating into MELVKPSYRTGADEARERLSAALARAAEGDRRAFYEVYQRSSAKLYGICCRILGEGHDAEEALQHAYLNIWRRADRFDPSRASPITWLAAIARNSAIDRLRARGGAIMAPIEDAADIADPAPDAASLAEMAEDGARLHACLGDLPGREAGLIRAAFLEGASYPELAQRSSEPLGTVKSRIRRALLKLRECLSR
- a CDS encoding anti-sigma factor, translated to MNDEDDLLAAEHALGLTDATARVDGDAGFALAVDRWRARLLPMMGAPDKTPPTELWARIAESLPPPAPAARPARADGPRFWRMATYASAALAASFLAVIVLRPTAPAPAPAPQTASAPPPATEPAAGPEQAAPIMVAALTPAAPTRGTGLVAITFDGREGRMTVLPTGMDAGGKAAELWVIPADGKPRSLGVIPDKSAATMVIAPEERRMLGAGVKLAITLEPPGGAPGGKPSGPVVMAGEMRAV
- a CDS encoding fasciclin domain-containing protein, which produces MLKAATAAVLFATAGAAIAADTAPIVGGAPMYPNKTIAENAVNSKDHTTLIAAVSAAGLVDALKGPGPLTVFAPVNAAFAKLPAGTVETLLKPENKGALTGVLTYHVVPGRVTAADLVGKIKAGGGKAVVKTLNGGTLTATLMGDTVMLTDQKGGMAHVTQADVMQSNGVIHVIDAVVLP
- a CDS encoding glycerophosphodiester phosphodiesterase, whose amino-acid sequence is MTASLTPAAAAPVPAASARPVVIAHRGASGERPEHTLAAYERAIEQGADFIEPDLVMTKDGVLVARHENEISGTTDVAERPEFAARRTTRLIDGVEMSGWFTEDFSLAELKTLKARERLPRLRPGNTAFADERIPTFAEVVALARKHGVGVYPETKHPSYFRGIGLPLEAAMLKVLADHGWTRAADPVFIQSFEVENLKMLKGMTALRLVQLVAGAGGPPDRPGTAYADMLTPAGLKEIAGYAAGIGPEKTLVVPRDAAGRSLPPTRLVADAHAAGLVVHPWTFRAENMFLPAELRSGAAGEAHGRLAEELAQFLAAGVDGLFSDYPAAAVTAVRQPR